The Polaribacter sp. Q13 sequence TTTTAATTCCTTAATGCAAGCATCTCAATTTGTGCAAGTAATAGAAGAGCGACAAGGTTTAAAAATAGGTTCTTTAGAAGAAGCCTCTTTTAGAGCAGGTTTTATTACTAAACAAGAAATGTATGAATTAGCAAAACCATTATTAAAAAGTGGTTATGGAAAAAACTTATTAGAAATAAAATGATAGTTAAAGAGACAGGATTAAAAGATTGCTTTGTAATAGAACCGCTTTTTTTTAAAGATAATAGAGGGTGTTTTTTATTAGAATATAATAAAAAAGAGTTTCAAGAAAAAACAGGTTTTGATGGAGATTTTGTTTTAGGAAATCAATCTACTTCTCAATATGGCGTTGTAAGAGGCTTGCATTTACAAAGAGGCGAGTTTGCACAAGCAAAATTAGTTAGAGTTGTAAAAGGTAAAATTTTAGACGTTGCAGTTGATGCAAGAAAAGATTCTGAAACTTTTGGACAAGTGTATTCTGTAGAATTATCTGCAGAGAATAACAAGCAATTATTTGTGCCAAGAGGTTTTTTACATGGTTTTTCTGTTTTAGAAGATGATACCATTGTTTCTTATAAATGTGATAATTATTATGAGCCAGAAGCAGAAGATGGTGTGATTTTTAATGATAAATATTTAAATATTGACTGGAAAATACCTGCGGATAAAATTACTTTGTCAGAGAAGGATTCAGGGTTAAAAGGGTTTAAGGTAATGTCTGATTATTTATCTAGTAAAAATTCATATAAAGGTATTTAGTAAGTCTATTAATACTTAAAACAGTTTTTAATAAATAAAGTCGAATAATTATAATAATGAAGTTTTATTTATTTCATTATTATAATTATTGATATTTATGTTTTTATGTAAAGGTGTCTATGAAAGTTTTATTTATAACTAATCTTCCGAGTCCGTATAGAGTTAATTTTTTTTCAGAATTATCTAAACATTGTGAATTAACTGTTTTTTTTGAAGGGAAGAGGTCTAATGATAAAGAGATAATTTTCAATTGGAACGACAAAAGTATTTCATCTTTTAATGCAATTTTTTTTGATGAAATATTTAATGAATTAAAAATTAATTTCCAAATTATTAAAAAAGTGCTATTTGGTAACTTTGATAAAATTGTAATAAGTTGTTATAGTACAAGAACACAATCTATATTAATTTTATTGCTTAAAATTTTAAATAAAAAATATTATTTCGAAACTGATGGAGGTTTACTTAGAGAAAATGAATCTAAATTGAATGTCTTTTTTAAAAAACTATTAATATCAAATGCAAAATCCTATTTTAGTACAGGAGTGCAATGTGATAGGTATTTGATGAATTATGGTGCCAAGAAAAAGA is a genomic window containing:
- the rfbC gene encoding dTDP-4-dehydrorhamnose 3,5-epimerase; this translates as MIVKETGLKDCFVIEPLFFKDNRGCFLLEYNKKEFQEKTGFDGDFVLGNQSTSQYGVVRGLHLQRGEFAQAKLVRVVKGKILDVAVDARKDSETFGQVYSVELSAENNKQLFVPRGFLHGFSVLEDDTIVSYKCDNYYEPEAEDGVIFNDKYLNIDWKIPADKITLSEKDSGLKGFKVMSDYLSSKNSYKGI